Proteins from a single region of Zonotrichia leucophrys gambelii isolate GWCS_2022_RI chromosome 17, RI_Zleu_2.0, whole genome shotgun sequence:
- the ZBTB6 gene encoding zinc finger and BTB domain-containing protein 6 has translation MAADSEVLHFQFEQQGDAVLQKMNLLRQQNLFCDVSIYINDTEFQGHKVIFAACSTFMRDQFLLNQSRQVRITILQSAEVGRKLLLSCYTGALEVKRKELLKYLTAASYLQMVHIVEKCTEALSKYLEIDASMESGTQAAEGCHSSDAELRSGDEVLDKDCEIIEISEDSPENEEYPVKQEDEDGDGDGPHPAAQSLVSERKDTKSPEISTVEIGYKDDEICIFRMDSMGVANVENDHFPQPCTSSKTNLYFPETQHSLINSTVESRNTEMPGNHFQAFVGDNPEGTSSGANGFQSLEDSGSSWRHQCPKCPRGFLHLENYLRHLKMHKLFLCLQCGKTFTQKKNLNRHIRGHMGIRPFQCMVCLKTFTAKSTLQDHLNIHSGDRPYKCHCCDMDFKHKSALKKHLTSVHGRSSSEKPNLNTITKVKIDYD, from the coding sequence ATGGCGGCGGACTCGGAGGTGCTGCACTTCCAGTTCGAGCAGCAGGGCGATGCCGTGCTGCAAAAGATGAACCTCCTGCGGCAGCAGAACCTCTTCTGCGACGTGTCCATCTACATCAACGACACCGAGTTCCAGGGGCACAAGGTGATCTTCGCCGCCTGCTCCACCTTCATGCGCGATCAGTTCCTGCTCAACCAGTCCAGGCAGGTGCGGATCACCATCCTGCAGAGCGCCGAGGTGggcaggaagctgctgctctcctgctacACGGGCGCGCTGGAAGTcaagaggaaggagctgctcaaGTACCTGACGGCCGCGAGTTACCTGCAGATGGTTCACATCGTGGAGAAGTGCACCGAGGCTTTGTCCAAGTACCTGGAGATCGACGCTTCCATGGAGAGCGGTACCCAGGCTGCTGAGGGGTGCCACTCCTCGGATGCTGAACTAAGGAGCGGGGATGAGGTTTTAGATAAAGATTGTGAAATAATCGAGATCTCTGAAGACAGCCCAGAGAATGAAGAATACCCCGTGAAACAGGAGGATgaagatggggatggggatggccCACACCCTGCAGCGCAGAGCTTGGTGTCAGAAAGGAAGGACACAAAATCCCCAGAAATATCAACAGTGGAAATCGGCTATAAGGATGATGAAATCTGTATCTTCAGAATGGATTCCATGGGTGTGGCAAATGTAGAGAATGATCATTTTCCTCAGCCTTGCACTTCCTCCAAAACAAATCTATATTTCCCAGAAACCCAACACTCCTTGATAAACTCTACAGTTGAAAGCAGGAATACAGAAATGCCAGGAAATCACTTTCAGGCTTTTGTTGGTGACAATCCAGAAGGAACTTCCAGTGGGGCAAATGGGTTCCAGAGCCTGGAGGATTCTGGCAGCTCATGGCGGCACCAGTGTCCAAAGTGTCCCAGGGGCTTCCTGCACCTCGAGAACTATCTCAGACATCTGAAAATGCACAAACTCTTCCTGTGCTTGCAATGTGGCAAAACATTCACGCAGAAAAAGAATCTCAACAGGCACATCCGGGGGCACATGGGGATCCGGCCCTTCCAGTGCATGGTGTGCTTGAAGACCTTCACGGCCAAGAGCACGCTGCAGGATCACCTCAACATCCACAGCGGGGACCGGCCCTACAAGTGCCACTGCTGCGACATGGACTTCAAACACAAGTCTGCTCTTAAAAAGCACTTGACTTCTGTTcatggaaggagcagcagcgAAAAGCCAAACCTGAACACTATTACAAAAGTTAAAATAGACTATGATTGA
- the RC3H2 gene encoding roquin-2 isoform X1 produces the protein MPVQAAQWTEFLSCPICYNEFDENVHKPISLGCSHTVCKTCLNKLHRKACPFDQTAINTDIDVLPVNFALLQLVGAQVPDHQTVKLSNVGENKHYEVAKKCVEDLALYLKPLSGGKGVASLNQSALSRPMQRKLVTLVNCQLVEEEGRVRAMRAARSLGERTVTELILQHQNPQQLSANLWAAVRARGCQFLGPAMQEEALKLVLLALEDGSALSRKVLVLFVVQRLEPRFPQASKTSIGHVVQLLYRASCFKVTKRDEDSSLMQLKEEFRSYEALRREHDAQIVHIAMEAGLRISPEQWSSLLYGDLAHKSHMQSIIDKLQSPESFAKSVQELTIVLQRTGDPANLNRLRPHLELLANIDPNPDAASPTWEQLENAMVAVKTVVHGLVDFIQNYSRKGHETPQPQPNSKYKTSMCRDLRQQGGCPRGTNCTFAHSQEELEKYRLRNKKISATVRTFPLLNKVGVNSTVSTTTGNVISVIGSPEATGKMVPSTNGIANLESGVPQLIPRCADTSLRALDSTKKGGKAGANGQNASGSPTESLPENKIGSPPKTPVSQAAATSAGPPNIGTEVNSVPPKSSPFVPRVPVYPPHSDNVQYFQDPRTQLSYEVPQYPQTGYYPAPPTVPAGVAPCVPRFVRSNNVPESSLPPASVPYADHYSTFPPRDRLNSPYQPPPPQPYGPVPPVPSGMYAPVYDSRRIWRPQMYPRDDIIRSNSLPPMDVMHSSVYQTSLRERYNSLDGYYSVACQPPSEQRTVPLPREPCGHLKTGYDEQLRRKPEQWAQYHTQKTPLVSSTLPMATPSPTPPSPLFSVDFSTEFSESVSDLSGTKFEEDHLSHYSPWSCGTIGSCINAIDSEPKDVIANSNAVLMDLDSGDVKRRVHLFETQRRAKEEDPIIPFSDGPIISKWGAISRSSRTGYHTTDPIQATASQGSATKPISVSDYVPYVNAVDSRWSAYGSDSASSARYAERDRFIVTDLSGHRKHSSTGDLLSIELQQAKSNSLLLQREANALAMQQKWNSLDEGSRLTLNLLSKEIDLRNGETDYPEDCADTKPDRDIELELSALDTDEPDGQGEQIEEILDIQLGISSQEDQLLNGTTVENGHLLKQHQKESMEQKRQSLGEDLVILEEQKTILPVTSCFSQPITTSVSNASCLPISTSVSVGSLILKTAHIMSEDKNDFLKPVANGRMVNS, from the exons AtgcctgtgcaggcagctcagTGGACAGAATTTCTGTCCTGCCCAATCTGCTACAATGAGTTTGATGAGAATGTGCACAAGCCCATCAGCTTAGGTTGCTCTCACACCGTGTGCAAGACCTGCCTGAACAAGCTCCATCGCAAGGCGTGTCCCTTCGACCAGACCGCCATCAACACCGACATCGACGTGCTGCCCGTGAACTTTGCACTCCTGCAGCTGGTTGGAGCCCAG GTACCTGATCATCAGACAGTAAAGTTGAGTAATGTAGGAGAGAACAAACATTATGAAGTAGCAAAGAAATGCGTTGAGGATTTGGCACTCTACTTAAAGCCATTAAGTGGAGGAAAAG GTGTTGCAAGCCTGAATCAGAGTGCACTGAGCCGTCCCATGCAGAGGAAGCTTGTGACACTGGTGAATTGTCAGCTGGTGGAGGAGGAGGGTCGGGTCAGGGCCATGAGAGCAGCTCGGTCGCTGGGAGAGAGAACTGTCACAGAACTCATCCTGCAGCACCAAAATCCTCAGCAGCTTTCTGCCAATCTTTGGGCTGCTGTCAGGGCACGAGGGTGCCAGTTTCTGGGACCAG CTATGCAAGAGGAGGCACTGAAACTTGTATTACTGGCACTGGAAGATGGCTCTGCACTCTCAAGAAAAGTTCTGGTACTTTTTGTCGTGCAAAGGCTGGAACCAAGATTTCCTCAGGCCTCTAAAACAAGCATTGGTCATGTTGTGCAGCTACTGTATAGAGCATCATGCTTTAAG GTCACTAAAAGGGATGAAGATTCTTCTCTGATGCAACTGAAAGAAGAGTTCCGGAGTTACGAGGCTTTGCGGAGAGAGCACGATGCCCAGATTGTTCACATTGCCATGGAAGCAGGACTCAGAATATCACCAGAACAGTGGTCTTCCCTTCTTTATGGAGACCTGGCACATAAATCACACATGCAATCCATTATTGACAAG CTCCAATCTCCAGAATCTTTTGCTAAGAGTGTACAAGAATTGACAATTGTCTTGCAGCGCACGGGGGATCCTGCAAACTTAAACAGGCTGAGGCCTCATTTAGAGCTCCTGGCAAACATAGATCCAAATCCAG ATGCAGCATCTCCAAcatgggagcagctggaaaatgcCATGGTGGCTGTGAAAACTGTGGTCCATGGGCTGGTGGATTTCATTCAGAATTACAGTAGAAAAGGCCATGAAACTCCACAG CCACAACCAAATAGCAAATACAAAACAAGTATGTGCCGAGACCTTCGACAGCAAGGGGGGTGTCCAAGAGGAACAAACTGTACATTTGCTCATTCTCAGGAAGAGCTTGAAAA ATATCGCTTgaggaacaaaaaaatcagCGCAACAGTGAGAACATTCCCCCTTCTAAACAAAGTTGGCGTGAACAGCACCGTCTCAACCACCACGGGAAACGTGATCTCTGTCATAGGAAGCCCTGAGGCAACGGGCAAGATGGTGCCAAGTACAAATGGAATAGCTAATCTGGAAAGTGGGGTTCCCCAGCTGATCCCCCGCTGCGCAGACACCTCCCTGAGAGCTCTGGACAGCACCaagaagggagggaaggctgGAGCCAATGGCCAGAACGCGTCTGGGTCCCCCACAGAATCACTTCCTGAAAA TAAAATCGGTTCTCCACCCAAGACTCCTgtaagccaggcagcagctaCCTCAGCTGGTCCTCCTAATATTGGAACAGAAGTTAATTCTGTGCCTCCAAAATCCAGCCCATTTGTTCCCAGAGTACCTGTCTACCCTCCACATTCTGATAATGTTCAATATTTCCAAGACCCCAGGACTCAGCTGTCATATGAAGTTCCACAGTACCCACAGACAG GGTATTATCCAGCACCTCCAACAGTACCAGCTGGTGTGGCTCCCTGCGTTCCTCGCTTTGTGAGGTCCAATAACGTTCCAGAATCCTCCCTCCCACCTGCTTCCGTGCCATATGCCGACCATTACAGCACATTTCCCCCTCGAGACCGCCTCAACTCTCCCTACCAGCCTCCTCCTCCGCAGCCCTACGGCCCcgtccctcctgtcccctctggaATGTACGCGCCGGTCTACGACAGCCGGCGCATCTGGCGCCCGCAGATGTACCCCCGAGACGACATCATCAGGAGCAATTCCTTACCTCCCATGGATGTGATGCACTCATCTGTCTATCAGACATCGCTGAGGGAGAGGTACAACTCTCTGGATGGGTATTACTCTGTGGCTTGTCAGCCTCCCAGCGAGCAGAGGACTGTGCCTTTACCGAGG GAGCCTTGTGGTCATTTGAAGACTGGTTATGATGAGCAGCTGAGACGGAAGCCAGAGCAATGGGCACAGTACCACACACAGAAAACTCCTCTGGTATCGTCAACCCTTCCTATGGCAACACCATCTCCAACACCACCTTCTCCTCTCTTCAGTGTAGATTTCAGCACAGAG TTCTCAGAGAGTGTCAGTGATTTGAGTGGAACTAAATTTGAGGAAGACCATCTCTCTCACTATTCACCGTGGTCTTGTGGCACTATTGGCTCTTGTATAAATGCTATCGACTCAGAGCCCAAGGATGTGATTGCCAATTCCAATGCCGTGTTAATG GATTTGGACAGTGGGGACGTTAAAAGGAGAGTGCATTTGTTTGAAACACAGAGAAGGGCAAAGGAGGAAGATCCTATAATCCCGTTCAGCGATGGACCCATCATCTCCAAGTGGGGTGCAATCTCCAGGTCATCCCGCACAGGCTATCACACAACAGATCCAATCCAGGCCACTGCTTCCCAAGGAAGTGCTACTAAGCCCATCAGTGTGTCAG ATTATGTCCCTTATGTCAATGCTGTAGACTCGAGATGGAGTGCCTATGGCTCGGATTCTGCCTCCTCAGCACGTTATGCGGAACG ggaCAGGTTCATAGTTACAGATTTGTCTGGTCACAGAAAGCATTCCAGCACTGGAGATCTACTGAGTATTGAATTACAGCAG GCCAAAAGCAACTCCTTACTCCTTCAGAGAGAGGCAAATGCACTTGCCATGCAGCAGAAGTGGAATTCTCTAGATGAAGGCAGTCGTCTTACCTTAAACCTTTTAAGCAAGGAAATTGATTTGAGGAATGGTGAG ACTGATTATCCTGAAGACTGTGCAGACACAAAGCCAGACCGAGACATTGAATTGGAGCTGTCAGCCCTCGATACAGACGAACCTGATGGGCAAGGGGAACAGATAGAA GAGATTCTGGACATACAGCTGGGGATTAGCTCCCAAGAGGATCAGCTGCTCAATGGAACAACTGTAGAGAATGGGCATCTGCTGAAGCAGCACCAGAAAGAATCTATGGAACAGAAGAGACAAAGTTTAGGTGAAGaccttgtgattct ggaggagcagaaaaCAATCCTGCCCGTAACTTCTTGCTTCAGTCAGCCGATCACAACATCTGTTAGCAATGCAAGCTGCCTGCCCATCAGCACATCAGTCAGTGTTGGCAGCCTCATTTTGAAAACTGCTCACATTATGTCTGAGGataaaaatgactttttaaagCCTGTTGCAAATGGCAGGATGGTTAACAGCTGA
- the RC3H2 gene encoding roquin-2 isoform X2, producing MPVQAAQWTEFLSCPICYNEFDENVHKPISLGCSHTVCKTCLNKLHRKACPFDQTAINTDIDVLPVNFALLQLVGAQVPDHQTVKLSNVGENKHYEVAKKCVEDLALYLKPLSGGKGVASLNQSALSRPMQRKLVTLVNCQLVEEEGRVRAMRAARSLGERTVTELILQHQNPQQLSANLWAAVRARGCQFLGPAMQEEALKLVLLALEDGSALSRKVLVLFVVQRLEPRFPQASKTSIGHVVQLLYRASCFKVTKRDEDSSLMQLKEEFRSYEALRREHDAQIVHIAMEAGLRISPEQWSSLLYGDLAHKSHMQSIIDKLQSPESFAKSVQELTIVLQRTGDPANLNRLRPHLELLANIDPNPDAASPTWEQLENAMVAVKTVVHGLVDFIQNYSRKGHETPQPQPNSKYKTSMCRDLRQQGGCPRGTNCTFAHSQEELEKYRLRNKKISATVRTFPLLNKVGVNSTVSTTTGNVISVIGSPEATGKMVPSTNGIANLESGVPQLIPRCADTSLRALDSTKKGGKAGANGQNASGSPTESLPENKIGSPPKTPVSQAAATSAGPPNIGTEVNSVPPKSSPFVPRVPVYPPHSDNVQYFQDPRTQLSYEVPQYPQTGYYPAPPTVPAGVAPCVPRFVRSNNVPESSLPPASVPYADHYSTFPPRDRLNSPYQPPPPQPYGPVPPVPSGMYAPVYDSRRIWRPQMYPRDDIIRSNSLPPMDVMHSSVYQTSLRERYNSLDGYYSVACQPPSEQRTVPLPREPCGHLKTGYDEQLRRKPEQWAQYHTQKTPLVSSTLPMATPSPTPPSPLFSVDFSTEFSESVSDLSGTKFEEDHLSHYSPWSCGTIGSCINAIDSEPKDVIANSNAVLMDLDSGDVKRRVHLFETQRRAKEEDPIIPFSDGPIISKWGAISRSSRTGYHTTDPIQATASQGSATKPISVSDYVPYVNAVDSRWSAYGSDSASSARYAERDRFIVTDLSGHRKHSSTGDLLSIELQQAKSNSLLLQREANALAMQQKWNSLDEGSRLTLNLLSKEIDLRNGETDYPEDCADTKPDRDIELELSALDTDEPDGQGEQIEEILDIQLGISSQEDQLLNGTTVENGHLLKQHQKESMEQKRQSLGRSRKQSCP from the exons AtgcctgtgcaggcagctcagTGGACAGAATTTCTGTCCTGCCCAATCTGCTACAATGAGTTTGATGAGAATGTGCACAAGCCCATCAGCTTAGGTTGCTCTCACACCGTGTGCAAGACCTGCCTGAACAAGCTCCATCGCAAGGCGTGTCCCTTCGACCAGACCGCCATCAACACCGACATCGACGTGCTGCCCGTGAACTTTGCACTCCTGCAGCTGGTTGGAGCCCAG GTACCTGATCATCAGACAGTAAAGTTGAGTAATGTAGGAGAGAACAAACATTATGAAGTAGCAAAGAAATGCGTTGAGGATTTGGCACTCTACTTAAAGCCATTAAGTGGAGGAAAAG GTGTTGCAAGCCTGAATCAGAGTGCACTGAGCCGTCCCATGCAGAGGAAGCTTGTGACACTGGTGAATTGTCAGCTGGTGGAGGAGGAGGGTCGGGTCAGGGCCATGAGAGCAGCTCGGTCGCTGGGAGAGAGAACTGTCACAGAACTCATCCTGCAGCACCAAAATCCTCAGCAGCTTTCTGCCAATCTTTGGGCTGCTGTCAGGGCACGAGGGTGCCAGTTTCTGGGACCAG CTATGCAAGAGGAGGCACTGAAACTTGTATTACTGGCACTGGAAGATGGCTCTGCACTCTCAAGAAAAGTTCTGGTACTTTTTGTCGTGCAAAGGCTGGAACCAAGATTTCCTCAGGCCTCTAAAACAAGCATTGGTCATGTTGTGCAGCTACTGTATAGAGCATCATGCTTTAAG GTCACTAAAAGGGATGAAGATTCTTCTCTGATGCAACTGAAAGAAGAGTTCCGGAGTTACGAGGCTTTGCGGAGAGAGCACGATGCCCAGATTGTTCACATTGCCATGGAAGCAGGACTCAGAATATCACCAGAACAGTGGTCTTCCCTTCTTTATGGAGACCTGGCACATAAATCACACATGCAATCCATTATTGACAAG CTCCAATCTCCAGAATCTTTTGCTAAGAGTGTACAAGAATTGACAATTGTCTTGCAGCGCACGGGGGATCCTGCAAACTTAAACAGGCTGAGGCCTCATTTAGAGCTCCTGGCAAACATAGATCCAAATCCAG ATGCAGCATCTCCAAcatgggagcagctggaaaatgcCATGGTGGCTGTGAAAACTGTGGTCCATGGGCTGGTGGATTTCATTCAGAATTACAGTAGAAAAGGCCATGAAACTCCACAG CCACAACCAAATAGCAAATACAAAACAAGTATGTGCCGAGACCTTCGACAGCAAGGGGGGTGTCCAAGAGGAACAAACTGTACATTTGCTCATTCTCAGGAAGAGCTTGAAAA ATATCGCTTgaggaacaaaaaaatcagCGCAACAGTGAGAACATTCCCCCTTCTAAACAAAGTTGGCGTGAACAGCACCGTCTCAACCACCACGGGAAACGTGATCTCTGTCATAGGAAGCCCTGAGGCAACGGGCAAGATGGTGCCAAGTACAAATGGAATAGCTAATCTGGAAAGTGGGGTTCCCCAGCTGATCCCCCGCTGCGCAGACACCTCCCTGAGAGCTCTGGACAGCACCaagaagggagggaaggctgGAGCCAATGGCCAGAACGCGTCTGGGTCCCCCACAGAATCACTTCCTGAAAA TAAAATCGGTTCTCCACCCAAGACTCCTgtaagccaggcagcagctaCCTCAGCTGGTCCTCCTAATATTGGAACAGAAGTTAATTCTGTGCCTCCAAAATCCAGCCCATTTGTTCCCAGAGTACCTGTCTACCCTCCACATTCTGATAATGTTCAATATTTCCAAGACCCCAGGACTCAGCTGTCATATGAAGTTCCACAGTACCCACAGACAG GGTATTATCCAGCACCTCCAACAGTACCAGCTGGTGTGGCTCCCTGCGTTCCTCGCTTTGTGAGGTCCAATAACGTTCCAGAATCCTCCCTCCCACCTGCTTCCGTGCCATATGCCGACCATTACAGCACATTTCCCCCTCGAGACCGCCTCAACTCTCCCTACCAGCCTCCTCCTCCGCAGCCCTACGGCCCcgtccctcctgtcccctctggaATGTACGCGCCGGTCTACGACAGCCGGCGCATCTGGCGCCCGCAGATGTACCCCCGAGACGACATCATCAGGAGCAATTCCTTACCTCCCATGGATGTGATGCACTCATCTGTCTATCAGACATCGCTGAGGGAGAGGTACAACTCTCTGGATGGGTATTACTCTGTGGCTTGTCAGCCTCCCAGCGAGCAGAGGACTGTGCCTTTACCGAGG GAGCCTTGTGGTCATTTGAAGACTGGTTATGATGAGCAGCTGAGACGGAAGCCAGAGCAATGGGCACAGTACCACACACAGAAAACTCCTCTGGTATCGTCAACCCTTCCTATGGCAACACCATCTCCAACACCACCTTCTCCTCTCTTCAGTGTAGATTTCAGCACAGAG TTCTCAGAGAGTGTCAGTGATTTGAGTGGAACTAAATTTGAGGAAGACCATCTCTCTCACTATTCACCGTGGTCTTGTGGCACTATTGGCTCTTGTATAAATGCTATCGACTCAGAGCCCAAGGATGTGATTGCCAATTCCAATGCCGTGTTAATG GATTTGGACAGTGGGGACGTTAAAAGGAGAGTGCATTTGTTTGAAACACAGAGAAGGGCAAAGGAGGAAGATCCTATAATCCCGTTCAGCGATGGACCCATCATCTCCAAGTGGGGTGCAATCTCCAGGTCATCCCGCACAGGCTATCACACAACAGATCCAATCCAGGCCACTGCTTCCCAAGGAAGTGCTACTAAGCCCATCAGTGTGTCAG ATTATGTCCCTTATGTCAATGCTGTAGACTCGAGATGGAGTGCCTATGGCTCGGATTCTGCCTCCTCAGCACGTTATGCGGAACG ggaCAGGTTCATAGTTACAGATTTGTCTGGTCACAGAAAGCATTCCAGCACTGGAGATCTACTGAGTATTGAATTACAGCAG GCCAAAAGCAACTCCTTACTCCTTCAGAGAGAGGCAAATGCACTTGCCATGCAGCAGAAGTGGAATTCTCTAGATGAAGGCAGTCGTCTTACCTTAAACCTTTTAAGCAAGGAAATTGATTTGAGGAATGGTGAG ACTGATTATCCTGAAGACTGTGCAGACACAAAGCCAGACCGAGACATTGAATTGGAGCTGTCAGCCCTCGATACAGACGAACCTGATGGGCAAGGGGAACAGATAGAA GAGATTCTGGACATACAGCTGGGGATTAGCTCCCAAGAGGATCAGCTGCTCAATGGAACAACTGTAGAGAATGGGCATCTGCTGAAGCAGCACCAGAAAGAATCTATGGAACAGAAGAGACAAAGTTTAG ggaggagcagaaaaCAATCCTGCCCGTAA
- the PDCL gene encoding phosducin-like protein — protein sequence MTTADDKLLGEKLQYYYSSSEGEDEDSEKEDKEGESSIPESVGEVELSSDGSAINTGPKGVINDWRRFKQLETEQRQEQRREMERLIKKLSMTCRSHLDEEAEQQRQKELQEKINGKMTLQEYSMIHNDEDDEEFLQRYRKQRMEEMRQQLYSGQQFKQVFEITSGEAFLDTVDKEHKSTLIMIHIYEDDIPGTESLNGCMICLAAEYPTVKFCRVKSSLIGASTRFTNNALPALLVYKAGELIGNFVRITDQLGEDFFAVDLEAFLQECGLLPEKDLLLLTSIHNPSACYSEDSDLEID from the exons ATGACTACTGCGGATGATAAACTGCTTGGCGAGAAGCTGCAGTATTAttacagcagcagtgagggTGAGGATGAAGACAGTGAGAAGGAGGATAAAGAAGGGGAGAGCAGCATTCCTGAAAGTGTGGGCGAGGTGGAGCTCAGCAGCGATGGCAGCGCTATCAACACAG GTCCCAAGGGAGTGATCAACGACTGGCGGAGGTTTAAGCAGCTGGAGACGGAGCAGCGGCAGGAGCAGCgcagggagatggagaggcTCATCAAGAAGCTCTCCATGACCTGCAGGTCTCACCTGGATgaggaggctgagcagcagaggcagaaagagcTTCAGGAAAAAATCAATGGAAAG ATGACTTTACAGGAATACAGCATGATCCACAAcgatgaggatgatgaggagtTCTTGCAGCGCTACAGGAAGCAGCGGATGGAGGAGATGAGGCAGCAGTTGTACAGTGGGCAGCAATTCAAGCAGGTGTTTGAGATCACCAGTGGGGAAGCATTTCTGGACACCGTGGACAAGGAGCATAAGAGCACACTGATCATGATCCATATTTATGAAGATGATATCCCTGGCACTGAGTCCCTGAACGGCTGCATGatctgcctggctgctgagtACCCAACGGTGAAATTCTGCAGAGTGAAGAGTTCACTCATTGGTGCCAGCACTCGCTTCACTAACAatgccctgccagccctgctggtctACAAGGCAGGGGAGCTCATTGGCAACTTCGTGCGCATCACCGACCAGCTGGGAGAAGATTTTTTTGCTGTAGACCTGGAGGCTTTTCTGCAGGAGTGTGGTTTGCTGCCAGAAAAAGACCTACTGCTGCTGACTTCTATACATAATCCATCTGCATGTTACAGTGAAGACAGTGATCTGGAAATAGACTGA